One Salvia splendens isolate huo1 chromosome 22, SspV2, whole genome shotgun sequence DNA segment encodes these proteins:
- the LOC121786014 gene encoding G2/mitotic-specific cyclin-2-like, producing MVISKENNVGPTNVRGGGRNRRALSVINHDLRGANSQSYAAKKRGFAKVEGVCNNGAGFPGRRPMARNSAAVVAVQQHRSVEEAIKLNTTANEFAVLEDIALADVEVDHKPVPMSLEHSEIEMRDTDQMEEVEMEDIFEDTSIDIDACDAKNPLGVVDYVEDLYAYYKKMEGASRVLPEYMSQQPDINERMRAILIDWLIEVHHKFDLRKETLFLTVNLIDRFLAKQSVVRKELQLIGLVAMLLACKYEEVAVPVVEDLVFISDKAYERKEVLKMEKLMLNTLQFNMSTPTAYVFMLRFLKAAKSDSRLEQLSYFLIELCLVEYEMLKYPPSFLAAAAIYTAQCTLHGVAQWSKTCEWHTSYSDDQLLECSRMIAGFHQKVATGKLTGVHRKYNTSKFGYAARCKPADFLVQ from the exons ATGGTTATATCCAAAGAGAATAACGTAGGCCCCACAAATGTGCGAG GTGGAGGTCGCAATAGAAGAGCTCTAAGTGTGATCAATCATGATCTTCGAGGAGCTAATTCGCAGAGTTATGCTGCGAAAAAGCGAGGATTTGCAAA AGTGGAAGGGGTTTGTAACAATGGAGCTGGATTTCCTGGTCGTAGGCCAATGGCTAG GAACTCGGCTGCTGTGGTGGCAGTGCAGCAGCATCGTAGTGTGGAG GAAGCGATTAAGTTGAATACAACAGCGAATGAGTTCGCGGTATTGGAGGACATAGCTTTGGCAGATGTTGAAGTTGATCATAAGCCGGTTCCAATGTCATTGGAGCATTCAGAAATTGAAATGAGAGACACGGATCAAATG GAGGAGGTTGAAATGGAAGACATATTTGAAGACACGAGTATAGACATCGATGCTTGCGATGCAAAGAATCCGCTTGGTGTTGTGGACTATGTTGAGGATCTATATGCTTATTACAAGAAAATGGAG GGTGCGAGCCGTGTGTTGCCTGAATATATGTCACAACAACCGGACATAAACGAAAGAATGAGGGCCATCCTAATCGACTGGCTCATAGAG GTTCACCACAAATTTGATCTGAGGAAAGAGACGTTGTTTCTAACAGTAAATCTGATTGATCGATTCTTAGCAAAGCAATCGGTGGTGAGAAAGGAGCTGCAGCTTATCGGTCTAGTAGCAATGCTATTGGCTTGCAAATATGAGGAGGTTGCAGTTCCGGTTGTGGAGGACTTAGTTTTTATATCGGATAAGGCTTACGAGAGGAAAGAAGTGCTCAAAATG GAGAAGTTGATGCTCAATACTCTGCAGTTCAACATGTCCACCCCGACTGCATATGTTTTCATGTTGAGATTCCTCAAGGCAGCCAAGTCCGACAGCAGG CTTGAGCAACTCTCATACTTCTTGATTGAGCTTTGTCTGGTGGAATACGAGATGCTCAAGTATCCCCCGTCGTTCCTGGCTGCTGCAGCGATATACACGGCCCAGTGCACGCTCCATGGCGTCGCACAGTGGAGCAAGACATGCGAGTGGCACACCAGCTACTCCGATGATCAACTACT GGAATGTTCGAGGATGATCGCGGGGTTCCACCAGAAAGTGGCTACGGGGAAACTCACAGGAGTTCATAGAAAATACAATACGTCTAAGTTTGGATATGCGGCAAGATGCAAACCTGCAGATTTTCTTGTACAGTAG
- the LOC121787350 gene encoding phosphoinositide phosphatase SAC6-like, whose translation MTEKVDPPQKLYTTMRLWEFPDQYLIEPTDGSSASFLAVSRLDGSMNLIDEIPQSNTVRVPKIQTIYGVVGMLKLLAGSYLLVITGRECVGSYLGHSIFKVTSLKVFPCDHSLKNFPEEQKKMESEFSRLLKVAERTPGLYFSYDVNMTLSAQRLNDLGDESKLLPLWRQADPRFLWNNYMLEVLIDNKLDPYLLPVIQGSFQNIQAAIGKEILDVALIARRCTRRTGTRMWRRGADSDGFVANFVETEQIIQINGHTASFIQVRGSMPFLWDQIVDLTYKPNFEIVKPEEAPRVAERHFLDLRKKYGNVLAVDLVNKHGNEGRLSEKFCQAVEPIVSDDVRYLHFDFHKICGHVHFERLSILYEQIEDFLIKSRYFLLNEKGEKVETQGGVVRTNCIDCLDRTNVTQSMIARKMLEFQLRRLGIFEAEEMINLHPNFDGSFKILWANHGDEVSIQYSGTPALKGDFVRCGQRTIQGILNDGKNALMRYYLNNFADGTKQDASDLVQGHYIVSLSRSMTPTTKKGGIEALTSFPLALGVILIGFFFALLSLRRARHDLWSLLFSFMWASMSLAIAVCVRANGRIFCNRPRLHQPRR comes from the exons ATGACGGAAAAGGTAGATCCCCCGCAGAAGCTGTATACCACAATGCGCCTCTGGGAATTCCCGGATCAGTACTTGATTGAGCCGACTGACGGATCCTCCGCATCGTTTCTCGCTGTTAGCCGCCTTGATGGCTCCATGAATCTTATTG ATGAAATACCTCAGTCCAACACGGTTCGAGTTCCTAAAATTCAGACCATCTATGGTGTGGTGGGCATGCTCAAGCTTTTAGCAG GGTCATATTTATTAGTGATAACTGGACGTGaatgtgttggatcttatctTGGTCACTCCATTTTCAAAGTAACATCACTGAAGGTTTTTCCATGCGATCACTCGCTCAAGAATTTTCCAGAAGAACAA AAAAAGATGGAGAGTGAGTTTTCTCGCTTGCTAAAAGTTGCAGAGAGGACTCCAGGTCTATATTTCTCCTATGATGTGAATATGACTCTCAG CGCTCAGCGGCTGAATGATTTGGGTGATGAGTCAAAATTGCTGCCTCTTTGGAGACAA GCTGACCCTCGATTTCTTTGGAACAACTACATGCTGGAAGTTCTTATAGACAACAAG CTTGACCCATACCTACTCCCTGTCATTCAAGGCA GCTTTCAGAACATTCAAGCAGCCATTGGGAAGGAAATCCTTGATGTTGCACTAATTGCACGAAGATGCACGAGAAGAACAG GCACACGAATGTGGAGAAGAGGAGCTGATTCGGATGGTTTTGTTGCAAATTTTGTGGAAACTGAACAAATCATACAAATTAATGGGCACACTGCGTCCTTTATTCAG GTGCGAGGTTCCATGCCATTTCTTTGGGATCAGATTGTTGATTTGACATATAAGCCAAATTTTGAAATCGTGAAACCTGAGGAAGCA CCTCGAGTGGCTGAAAGACATTTTTTGGATCTAAGAAAGAAATATGGAAATGTTCTTGCAGTTGATCTAGTGAACAAG CATGGAAATGAGGGACGCTTGTCTGAAAAGTTTTGCCAGGCAGTGGAACCTATTGTTAGTGATGATGTGAG ATATCTGCACTTTGATTTTCACAAGATATGTGGGCATGTCCACTTTGAGCGCTTATCCATTCTTTACGAACAAATTGAGGATTTTCTCATTAAAAGCAG GTACTTTTTGTTAAATGAGAAGGGGGAAAAAGTTGAAACTCAAGGAGGAGTTGTGAGGACCAATTGCATAGACTGCTTGGACCGGACAAATGTAACTCAG AGCATGATAGCACGTAAAATGCTGGAATTCCAACTCCGGCGGCTTGGTATTTTTGAAGCTGAGGAAATGATCAATTTACACCCCAATTTTGATGGCAGCTTTAAAATTT TGTGGGCTAACCATGGGGATGAAGTAAGCATCCAGTATTCTGGTACTCCTGCTTTAAAGGGGGATTTTGTCAG ATGTGGTCAAAGAACAATTCAAGGTATTCTGAATGATGGCAAAAATGCTCTCATGCGATATTATTTAAACAACTTTGCTGATGGTACAAAGCAG GATGCTAGTGATTTAGTACAAGGCCATTATATTGTTTCTCTTTCTCGAAGCATGACTCCTACAACAAAGAAAGGCGGTATTGAGGCACTGACA TCCTTTCCATTGGCTTTGGGAGTGATTCTGATTGGCTTCTTCTTCGCACTGTTGTCACTTAGACGAG CTCGACACGATCTATGGAGTTTATTATTTTCCTTCATGTGGGCAAGCATGAGTTTGGCTATAGCAGTATGTGTAAGGGCCAATGGCCGCATCTTCTGCAATCGCCCTCGTCTGCACCAACCTAGACGTTAA
- the LOC121787352 gene encoding dehydrodolichyl diphosphate synthase 6-like, translated as MEKQSSSVVARLLGRLVGYMRRFLFRFLSVGPIPRHVAFILDGNRRYARKWKMDDRMGYKVGFLALMRLMRCCHELGVKYITVYVFSIENFKRRPEEVQTVMELMLEKIEGLIKEEGILNQYGVRVEFAGNLKLLAEPVRIAAEKAMRVTAHNKSLVLVVGVAYTSTDEMTHAAEECCRDKADRGSQQQLVEVADVERHMYMAVAPDPEILLRTSGETRLSNFLLWQTSNSLLYSPAALWPEVGLRHLVWAVLNFQRVQPYLHKRRNHLYLSTQQ; from the coding sequence ATGGAGAAGCAGAGCAGCAGTGTAGTGGCTCGGTTGTTGGGGAGGTTGGTGGGCTATATGAGGAGGTTCCTGTTCCGCTTCCTGTCCGTGGGGCCCATACCACGCCACGTGGCGTTCATCCTAGACGGGAACCGGAGGTACGCCCGGAAGTGGAAGATGGACGATAGAATGGGGTACAAGGTGGGGTTCCTGGCCCTGATGAGGCTGATGAGGTGCTGCCATGAGCTCGGGGTGAAGTACATAACGGTCTACGTGTTTAGCATCGAGAACTTCAAGAGGAGGCCCGAGGAGGTGCAGACGGTGATGGAACTGATGCTCGAGAAGATCGAAGGGTTGATCAAGGAAGAGGGCATACTGAATCAGTATGGAGTGAGGGTGGAGTTTGCGGGGAATCTGAAGCTCTTGGCTGAGCCTGTGAGGATTGCTGCGGAGAAGGCCATGAGGGTGACGGCTCATAACAAGAGTCTCGTTCTGGTGGTGGGCGTCGCCTATACTTCAACGGATGAGATGACGCACGCTGCTGAGGAGTGCTGCCGAGACAAGGCTGATCGTGGGAGCCAGCAGCAGCTAGTCGAGGTAGCGGATGTCGAGAGGCATATGTACATGGCCGTCGCGCCTGATCCAGAAATTCTTTTGCGCACCTCAGGAGAGACGCGCCTCAGCAACTTCCTGCTCTGGCAGACTTCCAACTCGCTGCTGTATTCGCCCGCGGCGTTGTGGCCGGAAGTTGGGCTGCGCCACCTCGTCTGGGCGGTGTTGAACTTCCAAAGAGTCCAGCCTTACCTCCACAAGAGGAGGAACCACCTATATCTTTCTACTCAGCAATAA
- the LOC121787538 gene encoding probable serine/threonine-protein kinase PIX13 isoform X1: protein MGNCFGFQAAADPNPSSANSIIPSTPGTSREYSNGVGHSATSSSAGLSRFSAAFSDDGRAVSGDIVPTPNLKVYSFSDLKNATRSFKSDMVLGVGGFGTVYKGWVDEKSLQPSKQGTGMMVAIKKLNPQSMQGFEEWQSEVNFLGRLTHPNLVKLLGYCWEDKEMLLVYEFMQKGSLENHLFRHAGNASTEPLPWDIRLKIAIGAAKGLAFLHASDSIYRDFKASNILLDGSFNAKISDFGLVKLGPSGGNSHVTTRVMGTHGYAAPEYIATGHLYVKSDVYGYGVVLLELLTGSRALDTQRAQQNLVDWMMPLLSQKRKLKSIMDARLQGQYSSKAAAQAAQLTLRCLEQEPRKRPPMKEVAEVLEQIAAMEKPKVSKSSRSTHSASSSLHHKQSPRSHHSRR, encoded by the exons ATGGGGAATTGCTTTGGATTTCAAGCTGCTGCCGATCCGAACCCTAGCTCTGCCAACTCTATCATACCCTCCACTCCAG GGACATCGCGAGAATACAGCAACGGTGTAGGCCATTCTGCAACGAGCAGTAGCGCTGGCCTCAGCCGTTTCTCGGCTGCTTTCAGTGACGATGGGCGCGCAGTTTCAGGAGACATAGTGCCCACTCCGAATTTGAAGGTTTACAGTTTTAGTGATTTGAAGAATGCGACGAGGAGTTTCAAGTCTGATATGGTTTTGGGAGTAGGGGGTTTTGGCACTGTGTATAAGGGATGGGTGGATGAGAAGAGCCTGCAGCCTTCTAAACAAGGGACTGGGATGATGGTTGCTATCAAGAAGTTGAATCCTCAGAGCATGCAGGGCTTTGAAGAATGGCAG TCAGAAGTGAACTTTTTGGGAAGGTTGACACATCCCAACTTGGTAAAGCTCTTGGGATACTGTTGGGAAGATAAAGAAATGCTGCTTGTCTATGAGTTTATGCAGAAGGGAAGCCTCGAAAATCATCTTTTTAGAC ACGCAGGAAATGCTTCTACAGAACCATTGCCGTGGGATATAAGACTCAAAATAGCGATAGGAGCAGCAAAGGGGCTGGCTTTTCTGCATGCCTCGGACAGTATCTATCGAGACTTTAAGGCCTCAAACATTCTTCTTGACGGG AGTTTCAATGCAAAAATATCGGATTTTGGGTTGGTGAAACTGGGGCCTTCTGGAGGGAATTCTCATGTCACAACCCGGGTGATGGGAACACATGGCTACGCTGCACCCGAATACATTGCAACAG GTCATCTTTATGTGAAGAGCGACGTGTATGGGTATGGCGTGGTGCTGCTGGAGCTGCTGACAGGCTCGAGAGCCCTTGACACGCAACGGGCACAGCAGAACCTGGTGGATTGGATGATGCCCCTTCTCTCCCAGAAACGGAAACTGAAAAGCATCATGGATGCGCGACTACAAGGCCAGTATTCGTCCAAGGCAGCAGCACAGGCTGCTCAGCTCACCCTCCGATGCTTGGAGCAAGAGCCCAGAAAGCGGCCTCCGATGAAAGAGGTGGCTGAGGTCTTGGAACAGATTGCAGCCATGGAAAAACCGAAAGTGTCCAAGAGTAGTAGGTCGACGCATTCTGCCTCCTCGTCTCTCCACCACAAACAATCGCCCAGATCGCATCACTCGAGAAGATAG
- the LOC121787538 gene encoding probable serine/threonine-protein kinase PIX13 isoform X2, giving the protein MGNCFGFQAAADPNPSSANSIIPSTPGTSREYSNGVGHSATSSSAGLSRFSAAFSDDGRAVSGDIVPTPNLKVYSFSDLKNATRSFKSDMVLGVGGFGTVYKGWVDEKSLQPSKQGTGMMVAIKKLNPQSMQGFEEWQSEVNFLGRLTHPNLVKLLGYCWEDKEMLLVYEFMQKGSLENHLFRRNASTEPLPWDIRLKIAIGAAKGLAFLHASDSIYRDFKASNILLDGSFNAKISDFGLVKLGPSGGNSHVTTRVMGTHGYAAPEYIATGHLYVKSDVYGYGVVLLELLTGSRALDTQRAQQNLVDWMMPLLSQKRKLKSIMDARLQGQYSSKAAAQAAQLTLRCLEQEPRKRPPMKEVAEVLEQIAAMEKPKVSKSSRSTHSASSSLHHKQSPRSHHSRR; this is encoded by the exons ATGGGGAATTGCTTTGGATTTCAAGCTGCTGCCGATCCGAACCCTAGCTCTGCCAACTCTATCATACCCTCCACTCCAG GGACATCGCGAGAATACAGCAACGGTGTAGGCCATTCTGCAACGAGCAGTAGCGCTGGCCTCAGCCGTTTCTCGGCTGCTTTCAGTGACGATGGGCGCGCAGTTTCAGGAGACATAGTGCCCACTCCGAATTTGAAGGTTTACAGTTTTAGTGATTTGAAGAATGCGACGAGGAGTTTCAAGTCTGATATGGTTTTGGGAGTAGGGGGTTTTGGCACTGTGTATAAGGGATGGGTGGATGAGAAGAGCCTGCAGCCTTCTAAACAAGGGACTGGGATGATGGTTGCTATCAAGAAGTTGAATCCTCAGAGCATGCAGGGCTTTGAAGAATGGCAG TCAGAAGTGAACTTTTTGGGAAGGTTGACACATCCCAACTTGGTAAAGCTCTTGGGATACTGTTGGGAAGATAAAGAAATGCTGCTTGTCTATGAGTTTATGCAGAAGGGAAGCCTCGAAAATCATCTTTTTAGAC GAAATGCTTCTACAGAACCATTGCCGTGGGATATAAGACTCAAAATAGCGATAGGAGCAGCAAAGGGGCTGGCTTTTCTGCATGCCTCGGACAGTATCTATCGAGACTTTAAGGCCTCAAACATTCTTCTTGACGGG AGTTTCAATGCAAAAATATCGGATTTTGGGTTGGTGAAACTGGGGCCTTCTGGAGGGAATTCTCATGTCACAACCCGGGTGATGGGAACACATGGCTACGCTGCACCCGAATACATTGCAACAG GTCATCTTTATGTGAAGAGCGACGTGTATGGGTATGGCGTGGTGCTGCTGGAGCTGCTGACAGGCTCGAGAGCCCTTGACACGCAACGGGCACAGCAGAACCTGGTGGATTGGATGATGCCCCTTCTCTCCCAGAAACGGAAACTGAAAAGCATCATGGATGCGCGACTACAAGGCCAGTATTCGTCCAAGGCAGCAGCACAGGCTGCTCAGCTCACCCTCCGATGCTTGGAGCAAGAGCCCAGAAAGCGGCCTCCGATGAAAGAGGTGGCTGAGGTCTTGGAACAGATTGCAGCCATGGAAAAACCGAAAGTGTCCAAGAGTAGTAGGTCGACGCATTCTGCCTCCTCGTCTCTCCACCACAAACAATCGCCCAGATCGCATCACTCGAGAAGATAG
- the LOC121786875 gene encoding probable serine/threonine-protein kinase PIX13 codes for MFVKMLYMPQEPKWILFVQPKRRLEKTLKELSGQVNFLGRLTHPNLVKLLGYCWEDGELLLVSEFMQKGSFKSYLFSPSAFTKSLTWDIRLQIAIRAAKGLAFLNASDRKYRDFTASIILLDGSFNAKISDLWLAELDPCGGNATLKMAIGAANEMAFLNASYRHLNETCNVYGFGVVLLTGSRGHDILRAYWNLVYCIKSLHSKIRKLIRIMDEQRQGQYSFKAAARATQLTLRCLQQEPRNRPPMEEVAEVLEQISAMEKP; via the exons ATGTTCGTGAAGATGCTCTACATGCCACAAGAACCAAAATGGATTCTTTTTGTGCAGCCAAAGAGGCGGCTCGAAAAGACATTGAAAGAGCTTTCAGG TCAGGTGAACTTTTTAGGAAGGTTGACACATCCCAACTTGGTTAAGCTCTTGGGATACTGTTGGGAAGATGGAGAACTGCTGCTTGTCTCTGAATTTATGCAGAAGGGAAGCTTTAAAAGTTATCTTTTTAGTC CAAGTGCTTTTACAAAATCATTGACGTGGGATATAAGATTACAAATAGCGATACGAGCTGCAAAGGGACTGGCTTTTCTGAATGCTTCGGACAGAAAGTATCGAGACTTTACGGCCTCAATCATTCTTCTTGACGGG AGTTTCAATGCAAAAATATCGGATTTGTGGTTAGCGGAACTGGATCCTTGTGGAGGGAATGCAACACTCAAGATGGCGATAGGAGCAGCAAATGAAATGGCTTTTCTGAATGCTTCATACA GACATCTAAATGAGACGTGCAACGTGTATGGGTTTGGCGTGGTGCTGCTGACAGGCTCGAGAGGCCATGACATACTACGGGCATATTGGAACTTGGTGTATTGCATAAAATCCCTTCACTCCAAGATACGGAAACTGATACGCATCATGGATGAGCAACGACAAGGCCAGTATTCATTCAAGGCAGCAGCACGGGCTACTCAACTCACCCTCAGATGCTTGCAGCAAGAGCCCAGAAACCGGCCTCCGATGGAAGAGGTGGCTGAGGTCTTGGAACAGATTTCAGCCATGGAAAAACCTTAA